In Nomia melanderi isolate GNS246 chromosome 4, iyNomMela1, whole genome shotgun sequence, the following are encoded in one genomic region:
- the LOC143174451 gene encoding uncharacterized protein LOC143174451, whose translation MYLTRCQCKENIQCSLLIAKTSQDSFLLQASEPKASRKKEISIHGSPLKPSNKYFTGNEDRRNGRSLVRNVDDGTSIGGSFSTRFVPTIFQTTPLVPAGSRWFPLVPVGSDRFPALTASDVEEVPAKRGKEEKGREEEKKRRREREKKRRWEREKETKGFHVKEKRKRGKEEEKKREKETKGFRVEEKRKRGGEEEKRRREEERETKGFRVEERRNHH comes from the exons ATGTATTTAACAAGGTGCCAATGCAAAGAGAATATTCAGTG CTCCCTACTCATAGCAAAG ACATCTCAGGACAGTTTCCTATTGCAAGCAAGCGAACCAAAGGCATCTCGCAAGAAAGAAATATCAATTCACGGATCACCGTTGAAACCTTCCAACAAGTATTTCACTG GAAACGAGGATCGACGAAACGGACGCTCGCTCGTTAGGAACGTCGACGATGGAACCTCGATCGGTGGATCATTTTCCACTCGCTTCGTTCCAACGATCTTTCAAACTACCCCGCTGGTCCCCGCTGGTTCCCGTTGGTTCCCGCTGGTCCCCGTTGGTTCCGATCGGTTCCCTGCACTAACTGCTTCGGACGTCGAGGAAGTTCCCgcgaagagaggaaaagaggagaaaggaagagaggaagagaagaagagaagaagggagagagagaagaagagaagatgggagagagagaaagagacgaagGGTTTCCATGTCaaggaaaagaggaaacgaggaaaagaggaagagaagaagagagaaaaagagacgaAGGGTTTCCGCGtcgaggaaaagaggaaaagaggaggagaggaagagaagagaagaagagaagaagagagagagacgaagGGTTTCCGCGTCGAGGAAAGGAG AAATCACCATTGA
- the LOC143174169 gene encoding ionotropic receptor 75a-like isoform X1, whose protein sequence is MSPASWILACSTILLGRGTLAYDDAFARLVADSVNLLFPPVTVSAHLCRVEEEDAASLSRELSGSGLMHEIHRSSKGFERLRDPEDHRVLWVLDLECDYAIPMLRAANGSGMFGAPNKWLLLQDRRTFDGTPASDGDRDGIEETFREMAVFPDSEVFLARRLRGDFTEIRSIYRRGPLSEVVLEDRGNWTADGGVLPRDLLPTSRRRRDLAGTHLRSCLVITDPDTINHLTDYENKHIDSITKANYPWMLTMVARMNATISFRMTDSWGYKDQNGSWSGMVGLLQRGEIDIGGTGMFFIKERLDVLEYVQLYSRMRSAFIFRQPLLSMISNIFALPFQRSVWIAIGVFLLAVLALLYVSSKWEYRLGTSAYWESLNPAQQTLSDNLMVVLGAMAQQGYYYEPYRVPPRIVTLMLLITALSLYASYTANIVTLLQSTADTIKTPADLLNSPLKLGAQDIVYNRYYFSQFRDPVRKAIVEEKIQPKGHKGNWMSLEEGMRRMRTELFAIHAEVGSAYKLMQETFLEDEKCGIEQIDLLNVIDPLMVMQKHSPYREIVRNAAHRMHETGLKFREEHRFFMRRPKCQGQTGFISIGLTECYFAIVSMGYGALFSLAMLLLELLWHRWRNRPWKKDIVVEESLEIDQRLEEMQ, encoded by the exons ATGTCGCCCGCTTCGTGGATCCTCGCTTGCTCGACGATCCTCCTGGGAAGAGGCACGCTGGCCTACGACGACGCGTTCGCGCGACTCGTCGCCGACTCGGTGAACCTCCTGTTCCCGCCGGTCACAGTCTCGGCGCACCTCTGCCGCGTGGAGGAAG AGGATGCAGCGAGCCTGTCCCGCGAGTTATCCGGAAGCGGCCTGATGCACGAGATTCACCGATCGTCGAAGGGATTCGAGCGGCTGCGCGATCCCGAGGATCATCGAGTGCTCTGGGTGCTGGATCTGGAGTGCGACTACGCGATCCCGATGCTGAGGGCG GCGAACGGAAGCGGGATGTTCGGCGCGCCCAACAAATGGCTGCTGCTTCAAGACCGCCGGACGTTCGACGGGACTCCGGCGTCGGACGGGGACCGGGACGGGATCGAGGAGACGTTCCGGGAGATGGCCGTTTTCCCGGACAGCGAGGTGTTCCTGGCGAGGCGGCTGCGCGGCGACTTCACGGAGATCCGGTCGATCTACAGGCGAGGTCCTCTGAGCGAGGTGGTGCTGGAGGATCGAGGGAACTGGACGGCGGACGGAGGCGTTCTTCCGAGGGATCTGCTCCCGACGTCGCGACGGAGGAGGGATCTGGCCGGGACGCATCTGAGATCCTGCCTCGTG ATAACGGACCCCGATACGATCAACCACTTAACCGATTACGAAAATAAGCACATAGATTCAATAACGAAGGCCAATTATCCCTGGATGCTGACCATGGTGGCGAGAATGAATGCGAC CATCAGCTTCCGCATGACGGACTCTTGGGGATACAAAGACCAGAACGGCTCCTGGAGCGGAATGGTAGGACTGCTGCAGCGCGGCGAGATCGACATAGGTGGCACCGGGATGTTCTTCATCAAGGAAAGACTGGACGTGCTGGAGTACGTGCAGCTGTACTCCAGAATGCG GTCAGCCTTCATATTCCGTCAGCCGCTGTTGTCCATGATAAGCAACATATTCGCGTTGCCGTTCCAAAGATCGGTATGGATCGCGATCGGCGTGTTTCTGCTGGCGGTTCTGGCGCTGCTGTACGTGTCGTCGAAATGGGAGTACCGTCTGGGCACGTCCGCGTATTGGGAATCGTTGAATCCCGCGCAGCAGACGCTGAGCGACAATCTGATGGTCGTGCTGGGAGCTATGGCCCAACAAG GTTACTACTACGAGCCGTACAGAGTCCCTCCTCGCATCGTCACCTTGATGCTGCTGATCACCGCGCTGAGCCTGTACGCTTCTTACACGGCCAACATCGTCACCCTGCTGCAGTCCACGGCCGACACCATCAAGACGCCCGCCGACCTGCTAAACAGTCCGTTGAAGCTCGGGGCGCAGGACATTGTCTACAATCGGTACTACTTCTCG CAATTCCGGGATCCGGTTAGGAAGGCCATCGTGGAGGAGAAGATTCAGCCGAAGGGCCACAAGGGCAACTGGATGAGCCTGGAAGAGGGCATGCGTCGCATGAGGACCGAGCTGTTCGCCATCCACGCTGAAGTGGGATCCGCCTACAAGCTGATGCAGGAGACGTTCTTGGAGGACGAGAAGTGTGGCATCGAGCAGATCGATCTTCTGAACGTCATAGACCCGCTGATGGTGATGCAGAAGCACTCGCCGTACAGAGAAATCGTGAGGAACGC GGCTCACCGAATGCACGAGACTGGACTCAAGTTCAGGGAGGAGCATCGGTTCTTCATGCGGCGACCCAAGTGTCAGGGACAGACCGGCTTCATTAGCATCGGGTTGACAGAGTGCTATTTTGCGATAGTCTCGATGGGTTATGGAGCGTTGTTCAGTCTAGCTATGCTGCTACTGGAACTGCTCTGGCACAGATG GCGAAACCGGCCGTGGAAGAAGGATATCGTTGTAGAAGAGAGCTTGGAAATAGATCAGAGACTCGAAGAAATGCAGTGA
- the LOC116428267 gene encoding dynactin subunit 5-like, which yields MEPQDIYYSKAEYVETASGNKVSRQTVLCGSQNIVLHGKVIVQSDAIIRGDLANVRTGRYCIISKNAIIRPPFKKFSRGVAFFPLVMGDHVFVGERAIVNAAMVGSYIYIGKDAVIGRRCILKDCCYIEDGAVVPPETIVPSFTRVAGNPARYVEDLPHCTLDLMLDFTKNYYQHFLPARV from the exons ATGGAGCCGCAAGACATTTATTACAGTAAAGCGGAGTACGTCGAAACA GCGTCCGGGAACAAGGTCAGCAGGCAGACGGTTCTCTGCGGATCGCAGAACATCGTTTTGCATGGGAAGGTGATCGTGCAGTCGGACGCGATCATCCGTGGCGACCTGGCGAATGTCCGGACTGGACGTTACTGCATCATCAGTAAGAATGCAATCATCAGGCCACCGTTCAAGAAGTTCAGCAGAGG GGTCGCCTTCTTTCCTCTGGTGATGGGAGACCATGTCTTTGTCGGAGAGAGAGCCATAGTGAATGCTGCAATGGTCGGTTCATACATATACATTGGGAAAGACGCCGTGATA GGAAGGAGGTGCATCCTAAAGGACTGCTGTTACATCGAGGACGGCGCAGTGGTACCACCGGAGACCATAGTACCGTCGTTCACGCGCGTCGCCGGAAATCCTGCGAGATACGTCGAGGACCTACCGCACTGCACGCTGGACCTGATGCTGGACTTCACCAAGAATTACTATCAGCACTTTCTGCCGGCTCGCGTTTAA
- the LOC143174450 gene encoding uncharacterized protein LOC143174450: protein MANIGEETVLVNIRFSAETFPETRAFSKQRTRERNRTRPGAFVYNVARSFHGYAVVQRPLGSWARRERPTRLASGSRLSILSRRTRESEGVESYSKRFEFFATRAYSKTIRAADNALLNINTRPSLGCFHANPRASAPVNSRSSTRGRSLPSLSPFSLACSFSLLFSLARSLFSLACSFSLLSSLFSFACSPSLFSFACSPSLFSCSLSLLSCSLSLLSYSLSLLSCSLSLSLLFLPCSLTLFSLLSSLLLTRSLLSSLLLSSVLSLARSLSFLFFLVRSFSLYLSSLSLSLAQSISLLSLSLFFFSLVCSLSSLLLTLSTLLLALFTLHSSLFSLGRSLSLSLSVILARRASLSLDFPALRSRLSLRLRPSLSLGRRRFPFSVGARASSRNRSVRGGRPSRCPKVNRG, encoded by the exons ATGGCGAAC ATCGGCGAGGAGACAGTTCTAGTAAATATTAGATTCTCCGCGGAGACCTTTCCGGAGACACGCGCGTTCTCCAAGCAACGAACTCGCGAAAGAAATCGGACACGTCCCGGAGCGTTTGTTTACAACGTTGCGCGAAGTTTTCACGGATACGCCGTAGTACAGAGGCCGCTCGGATCGTGGGCTCGCCGAGAGAGACCGACGCGGCTCGCCTCGGGTTCAAGACTTTCGATACTTTCGAGGCGCACTCGGGAGTCGGAGGGCGTCGAGTCCTATTCGAAGCGATTCGAATTCTTCGCCACACGTGCATATTCGAAGACGATTCGAGCCGCTGATAACGCATTGCTAAATATAAATACCAGACCCTCCCTCGGATGCTTCCATGCGAACCCGCGAGCGAGTGCTCCGGTAAACTCGCGCTCGAGCACGCGAGGTCGCAgccttccttctctttctcccttctctCTTGCTTGCtcattctctcttctcttttctcttgctcgctctcttttctctcttgcTTGCtcattctctcttctctcttctcttttctcttttgcttgctctccctctcttttctcttttgcttgctctccctctcttttctcttgctcgctctctcttctctcctgctcgctctctcttctctcttacTCGCTCTCTCTTCTATCttgctcactctctctctctcttctttttctcccttGCTCGCtcactctcttctctcttctttcctcTCTCTTGCTTACtcgctctcttctctcttctctcttgctctcttcTGTCTTGTCtcttgctcgctcgctctcttttcttttctttcttgttcgctctttctctctctatctctcttctctctctctctctcttgctcaatctatctctcttctctctctctccctcttctttttctcccttGTTTGCTCGCTCTCTTCTCTCTTGCTCACTCTCTCTACTCTCTTGCTCGCTCTCTTCACTCTTcactcttctctcttctctcttggtcgctctctctcgctctctctctccgttaTTCTCGCAAGACGCGCCTCTTTGTCTCTCGACTTCCCGGCTCTCCGCTCTCGCCTCTCTCTCCGGCTGCGGCCGTCTCTCTCCCTCGGCCGGCGTCGTTTCCCTTTCTCCGTGGGAGCGCGTGCCAGCTCGCGCAACCGATCCGTGCGAGGAGGACGTCCGAGTCGGTGTCCGAAAGTAAACAGGGGATGA
- the LOC143174169 gene encoding glutamate receptor U1-like isoform X2, with protein sequence MSPASWILACSTILLGRGTLAYDDAFARLVADSVNLLFPPVTVSAHLCRVEEEDAASLSRELSGSGLMHEIHRSSKGFERLRDPEDHRVLWVLDLECDYAIPMLRAANGSGMFGAPNKWLLLQDRRTFDGTPASDGDRDGIEETFREMAVFPDSEVFLARRLRGDFTEIRSIYRRGPLSEVVLEDRGNWTADGGVLPRDLLPTSRRRRDLAGTHLRSCLVITDPDTINHLTDYENKHIDSITKANYPWMLTMVARMNATISFRMTDSWGYKDQNGSWSGMVGLLQRGEIDIGGTGMFFIKERLDVLEYVQLYSRMRSAFIFRQPLLSMISNIFALPFQRSVWIAIGVFLLAVLALLYVSSKWEYRLGTSAYWESLNPAQQTLSDNLMVVLGAMAQQGYYYEPYRVPPRIVTLMLLITALSLYASYTANIVTLLQSTADTIKTPADLLNSPLKLGAQDIVYNRYYFSQFRDPVRKAIVEEKIQPKGHKGNWMSLEEGMRRMRTELFAIHAEVGSAYKLMQETFLEDEKCGIEQIDLLNVIDPLMVMQKHSPYREIGSPNARDWTQVQGGASVLHAATQVSGTDRLH encoded by the exons ATGTCGCCCGCTTCGTGGATCCTCGCTTGCTCGACGATCCTCCTGGGAAGAGGCACGCTGGCCTACGACGACGCGTTCGCGCGACTCGTCGCCGACTCGGTGAACCTCCTGTTCCCGCCGGTCACAGTCTCGGCGCACCTCTGCCGCGTGGAGGAAG AGGATGCAGCGAGCCTGTCCCGCGAGTTATCCGGAAGCGGCCTGATGCACGAGATTCACCGATCGTCGAAGGGATTCGAGCGGCTGCGCGATCCCGAGGATCATCGAGTGCTCTGGGTGCTGGATCTGGAGTGCGACTACGCGATCCCGATGCTGAGGGCG GCGAACGGAAGCGGGATGTTCGGCGCGCCCAACAAATGGCTGCTGCTTCAAGACCGCCGGACGTTCGACGGGACTCCGGCGTCGGACGGGGACCGGGACGGGATCGAGGAGACGTTCCGGGAGATGGCCGTTTTCCCGGACAGCGAGGTGTTCCTGGCGAGGCGGCTGCGCGGCGACTTCACGGAGATCCGGTCGATCTACAGGCGAGGTCCTCTGAGCGAGGTGGTGCTGGAGGATCGAGGGAACTGGACGGCGGACGGAGGCGTTCTTCCGAGGGATCTGCTCCCGACGTCGCGACGGAGGAGGGATCTGGCCGGGACGCATCTGAGATCCTGCCTCGTG ATAACGGACCCCGATACGATCAACCACTTAACCGATTACGAAAATAAGCACATAGATTCAATAACGAAGGCCAATTATCCCTGGATGCTGACCATGGTGGCGAGAATGAATGCGAC CATCAGCTTCCGCATGACGGACTCTTGGGGATACAAAGACCAGAACGGCTCCTGGAGCGGAATGGTAGGACTGCTGCAGCGCGGCGAGATCGACATAGGTGGCACCGGGATGTTCTTCATCAAGGAAAGACTGGACGTGCTGGAGTACGTGCAGCTGTACTCCAGAATGCG GTCAGCCTTCATATTCCGTCAGCCGCTGTTGTCCATGATAAGCAACATATTCGCGTTGCCGTTCCAAAGATCGGTATGGATCGCGATCGGCGTGTTTCTGCTGGCGGTTCTGGCGCTGCTGTACGTGTCGTCGAAATGGGAGTACCGTCTGGGCACGTCCGCGTATTGGGAATCGTTGAATCCCGCGCAGCAGACGCTGAGCGACAATCTGATGGTCGTGCTGGGAGCTATGGCCCAACAAG GTTACTACTACGAGCCGTACAGAGTCCCTCCTCGCATCGTCACCTTGATGCTGCTGATCACCGCGCTGAGCCTGTACGCTTCTTACACGGCCAACATCGTCACCCTGCTGCAGTCCACGGCCGACACCATCAAGACGCCCGCCGACCTGCTAAACAGTCCGTTGAAGCTCGGGGCGCAGGACATTGTCTACAATCGGTACTACTTCTCG CAATTCCGGGATCCGGTTAGGAAGGCCATCGTGGAGGAGAAGATTCAGCCGAAGGGCCACAAGGGCAACTGGATGAGCCTGGAAGAGGGCATGCGTCGCATGAGGACCGAGCTGTTCGCCATCCACGCTGAAGTGGGATCCGCCTACAAGCTGATGCAGGAGACGTTCTTGGAGGACGAGAAGTGTGGCATCGAGCAGATCGATCTTCTGAACGTCATAGACCCGCTGATGGTGATGCAGAAGCACTCGCCGTACAGAGAAATC GGCTCACCGAATGCACGAGACTGGACTCAAGTTCAGGGAGGAGCATCGGTTCTTCATGCGGCGACCCAAGTGTCAGGGACAGACCGGCTTCATTAG
- the LOC143174437 gene encoding protein PTHB1, giving the protein MSLFKAKEWWRTACGAEETFDGRSLLVAPLFGEEKKDVLIVGSHHGYLRIYCPSSEWAEETKTPTNYKSTDTMIETRIGDCIVDIKVGKFVSGTQDLRLAILTSTHLVVYDATLADGSTEYGDRCDLRIAYEHSLPRFPVSLITGPFGGTRGRDFLCVQCLDGSLLFYEQEVFAFRRVLKNRLLPEPIVYVARNDLFVTTSTSWFLECYRYQSMAETERSSARRSNDEAHDDDDDDNENRHSRVHRRVDADKLEPDWTYNIGEAILDIQAVTLTSFETGIMVLGERHLFCLKDNYSTVKYAKRLEYKPLCFRAYIIEPDGRLMVIVVADTSTLMIYEGTRLKWSAQLPFAPVTVVRAQLQHLQGAIIALSDDGRLEACYLGAEPGLFVAPPLHSRGYDYAAAEQQLAELRATLKKNRSSEDRAKDATTDADLIVAVNVSPDLEAAPRTFGRDNDRNTEDGKEETRPLHCRVAVELSSYSALCDVQICVEVREPLVATDDFYVIPNLRDRRTVETMVHLKGDLPLISSEIGVIVSYRSNSEDGGLRMVRKTAQLPLKMMLRNCPPENAAIFTTVLKRSDPLVGLNHLFPEFTENRSQGQRQNWNALGVRHIRNGYAVTIVSGNASNRYRVQSSDGLSTTLVVQQLINRLEEKSAGGLSASIGQNHLRLAQSRIEAHFLARRKIEGITNEISLLMVQLRSIEKKILRVVRERNIGSLADTGLPFLFDLTCTAIFTHLENLVAARAERQRCAHELMCSTKLLLLLLRLNTSPEKYSAMEAAIGFEHSPCDRFDWEDIADATLATMLKSFSKKSGIPETKSSNAIAPIASSKELARLKKRLAHAVERLDDAHGSDIVEIEAADGNDPSSS; this is encoded by the exons ATGTCGCTGTTCAAAGCGAAAGAATGGTGGCGAACCGCGTGCGGCGCGGAGGAAACCTTCGACGGACGGAGCCTGCTGGTGGCACCGTTGTTCGGTGAGGAGAAGAAGGACGTGCTGATCGTCGGCAGCCACCACGGCTACCTGAGGATCTACTGTCCCTCCTCGGAGTGGGCAGAGGAGACCAAGACACCGACCAATTACAAATCCACGGACACGATGATTGAGACTAGGATAGGGGACTGCATCGTGGACATCAAAGTCGGGAAGTTCGTCTC GGGCACGCAGGATCTCCGACTGGCGATACTGACGTCCACGCATCTGGTGGTGTACGACGCGACGTTGGCGGACGGATCCACGGAATACG GAGACCGATGCGACCTGAGGATCGCGTACGAGCACTCGCTGCCGCGGTTTCCGGTCTCGCTGATCACCGGCCCGTTCGGCGGCACGCGCGGCAGGGACTTCCTCTGCGTGCAGTGCCTCGACGGATCGCTACTCTTCTACGAGCAGGAGGTGTTCGCCTTCCGGCGGGTGCTTAAAAATCGACTGCTACCGGAGCCGATCGTCTACGTCGCGAGGAACGACCTGTTCGTCACGACCAGCACCTCTTGGTTCCTGGAATGCTACAG GTATCAGAGTATGGCTGAAACGGAACGAAGCAGTGCGCGACGCAGCAACGATGAAGCccacgacgacgatgatgatgacaACGAGAATCGACATTCACGCGTGCATCGTCGCGTGGACGCCGACAAACTGGAGCCGGATTGGACGTACAACATCGGGGAAGCGATCCTGGACATCCAGGCGGTCACGTTGACCAGCTTCGAGACGGGGATAATGGTCCTTGGCGAGCGACACCTCTTCTGCTTGAAGGACAACTACTCGACAGTGAAATACGCGAAGAGGCTCGAGTACAAACCGCTCTGCTTTCGGGCGTACATTATCG AGCCGGACGGGAGGCTAATGGTGATCGTGGTGGCGGACACTAGCACGCTGATGATTTACGAGGGCACGAGGCTGAAGTGGTCGGCGCAGCTGCCATTCGCTCCGGTAACCGTGGTCAGGGCGCAGCTGCAG CACCTGCAGGGAGCGATCATCGCGTTGTCCGACGACGGCAGGCTGGAAGCTTGCTACCTCGGCGCGGAGCCGGGCTTGTTCGTCGCGCCACCCCTTCACTCGAGAGGCTACGATTACGCTGCTGCGGAACAGCAGCTCGCGGAGCTGCGGGCGACACTGAAAAAGAACAGGTCCTCGG AGGACCGGGCCAAAGACGCGACAACGGACGCAGACCTGATCGTCGCGGTGAACGTTTCACCAGATTTGGAGGCTGCCCCTCGAACCTTCGGCAGAGACAACGACAGAAACACCGAGGACGGTAAAGAGGAGACTCGACCCTTGCACTGTAGGGTCGCCGTCGAGTTGTCTTCCTACTCCGCCCTTTGCGACGTGCAGATCTGCGTCGAGGTTCGCGAGCCGTTGGTCGCGACGGACGATTTCTACGTTATCCCTAATCTGC GTGACCGACGAACGGTGGAGACCATGGTGCATCTGAAGGGAGATCTACCGTTGATCTCCTCCGAGATCGGCGTGATCGTCAGCTATCGGAGCAACTCGGAGGACGGTGGGCTGCGAATGGTACGCAAAACGGCGCAACTTCCGCTGAAAATGATGCTTAGGAACTGCCCGCCCGAGAACGCGGCCATCTTCACCACCGTGCTGAAACGCAGCGATCCTCTGGTCGGCCTGAACCATCTGTTTCCCG AGTTCACCGAGAACCGGAGCCAGGGGCAGAGGCAGAACTGGAACGCGCTCGGAGTGCGGCACATAAGGAACGGATACGCGGTCACGATCGTCTCCGGCAACGCGAGCAATCGGTACCGGGTGCAGTCCAGCGACGGGCTGTCGACGACGTTGGTGGTCCAACAGCTGATCAACAGGCTGGAGGAGAAGTCGGCGGGTGGCCTGTCGGCGAGCATCGGGCAGAACCACCTTCGATTGGCCCAATCGCGGATTGAGGCTCACTTTCTAGCTCGCAGAAAAATCGAGGGGATAACG AACGAGATCAGTTTGCTGATGGTCCAGTTGAGGAGCATCGAGAAGAAAATCCTGCGCGTGGTGCGCGAGAGGAACATCGGCTCGCTGGCCGACACGGGGCTGCCGTTCCTCTTCGACCTGACCTGTACAGCGATTTTCACGCACCTGGAGAATCTCGTCGCTGCGAGAGCG GAACGACAGCGATGCGCCCACGAGCTGATGTGCAGCACGaagctgttgctgctgctgctgcggctgAACACGAGTCCGGAGAAGTATTCCGCGATGGAGGCCGCGATCGGCTTCGAGCACAGTCCCTGCGACCGATTC GACTGGGAAGACATCGCCGACGCGACGCTGGCGACGATGCTCAAGTCCTTCTCCAAGAAGTCAGGCATCCCGGAGACGAAGTCCTCGAACGCGATCGCGCCCATCGCATCCTCCAAAGAGCTCGCCAGGCTGAAGAAGCGTCTGGCGCACGCGGTCGAGCGGCTGGACGACGCCCACGGATCGGATATCGTGGAAATCGAGGCTGCCGACGGAAACGATCCCTCGTCCTCTTAA